A genomic stretch from Aedes albopictus strain Foshan chromosome 2, AalbF5, whole genome shotgun sequence includes:
- the LOC115261023 gene encoding phospholipase A1 member A, producing MAHGTITEMIDSVGEYTSKRLIILIATTLHLAHIAHAGPVIVRQPRSDFVVGTCTWVVERPCPDQDIKFYLFTRSNPEDRQYVHIDETLEKSNLSSSYFNPSLPTKVIIHGYNGDMFLEPLIKMKGEYLNRGSYNLFYVDWSVLGPGPCYPSAVHNTKHVGTCIAQLVQRILDIGTDNVHLIGFSLGAQVTNYASVKLRPFKLRRISGLDPAMPLFITADKDDKLDQTDASFVDVIHTNALVQGKIERCGHVDFYMNGGIIQPGCWAGGQNPMACSHHRAPDYFAESIRSLTGFWGWKCESYIYYLLGFCPHNNHQVVAGEDCIVGTEGMFMITTNADSPFAIGRWTDAMGLLKTPNALNKFSLKRDPFISDIDQWGKLEGNFNNVEQLPTPYSQDPNGDDWPYFNHIGTNKLTKDYIKKIIEQDNDRYDESTGDNAAAHLNLLKHAGMSNAINQNEGLSDFRKRLQLKEASVVEQYSSPMYNPF from the exons ATGGCACATGGTACTATTACAGAGATGATTGATAGCGTCGGAGAATATACATCGAAAAGACTGATAATACTTATCG CAACAACGTTACACCTTGCGCACATCGCCCATGCTGGACCGGTAATAGTTCGCCAGCCGCGAAGCGATTTCGTCGTCGGTACTTGCACGTGGGTCGTCGAACGGCCCTGTCCCGATCAGGACATAAAATTCTATCTATTCACCCGGTCCAACCCGGAGGACCGACAGTACGTCCACATCGAcgaaacgttggaaaaatcgaaTCTCAGCTCATCGTATTTCAACCCATCGCTTCCTACGAAGGTTATCATCCACGGGTACAATGGGGACATGTTTCTGGAACCATTGATAAAAATGAAAGGAG aatacctcaatCGAGGTAGCTACAACCTGTTCTACGTAGATTGGAGTGTGCTTGGCCCAGGACCATGCTATCCTTCCGCGGTGCACAATACGAAACACGTTGGTACCTGCATCGCTCAGTTGGTTCAACGGATCTTAGACATTGGTACGGACAACGTCCACCTAATTGGATTCTCATTGGGTGCCCAAGTAACCAACTATGCATCGGTAAAACTACGCCCATTCAAACTAAGACGAATAAGTGGTCTGGATCCGGCAATGCCCTTGTTCATCACCGCGGACAAAGATGACAAACTGGACCAGACGGATGCGAGTTTTGTGGATGTAATCCATACGAATGCATTAGTGCAAGGCAAAATCGAGCGATGTGGACATGTGGACTTCTACATGAACGGTGGTATCATACAGCCTGGATGCTGGGCAGGTGGACAAA ATCCTATGGCTTGCAGTCATCATAGGGCTCCGGACTATTTTGCCGAATCCATCAGGAGTCTTACCGGGTTCTGGGGCTGGAAATGCGAAAGCTACATTTACTACCTGCTTGGATTTTGTCCGCACAATAACCACCAAGTGGTTGCCGGTGAGGACTGCATTGTGGGTACCGAAGGAATGTTCATGATAACGACGAATGCAGATTCGCCCTTTGCCATTGGCCGGTGGACAGATGCCATGGGTTTGCTGAAGACCCCTAACGCACTGAACAAATTCAGCCTTAAGCGAGATCCATTCATCAGCGATATTGACCAATGGGGCAAACTGGAGGGAAACTTCAACAACGTGGAACAACTTCCGACGCCGTACTCTCAGGATCCGAATGGGGACGATTGGCCGTACTTTAATCACATTGGAACAAACAAACTTACCAAAGATTACATTAAGAAAATAATCGAACAGGACAACGATCGATACGATGAATCCACCGGAGACAATGCTGCAGCGCATTTGAATCTGCTCAAACACGCCGGAATGAGTAACGCCATCAACCAAAACGAGGGACTGAGTGATTTCCGGAAACGGCTTCAACTGAAAGAAGCCAGCGTAGTGGAGCAGTACTCGTCGCCGATGTACAATCCATTCTAG